A stretch of Paludisphaera borealis DNA encodes these proteins:
- a CDS encoding DUF4038 domain-containing protein — MTHTLFRRARCVGAALVVLSWIGISARAAEPQRVEAGKVAEVALTSAKERPDPFNTVTLDVDFTAPDGSTLRVPAFWSGGKAWKVRYSSRQQGTHRYKSICSDPDDAGLHGIEGVVETTPYTGSNPLLIHGPIRVADDHRHFAHADGTPFFWLGDTWWMGLTKRLGWPDDFQTLAADRREKGFNVVQIVAGLYPDMPAFDPRGENEAGFPWEKDYSRIRPEYFDAADRRIAYLADQGFVPCIVGAWGYHLPYLGEAKMKQHWRNLVARWGAQPVVWCAAGETTMPFYLSKSKEADADRQKREWTEVMAYIREIDPFHRLLTCHPSRTARTSVTDPKVLDFDMHQSGHGTPAQGQADQAFEGWRTEPTMPVISGESRYEALEIRPTLTAADARQAFWAHAVASGLAGHTYGVNGVWQVNGRETPYGASPGGNNWGTTPWDVAMKLPGSGQIAAARRLIESIPGWNHFEPRPDLVAWTAAPPAKTPAPLCVANSEGSRLVYLAAPRDVALRGLPAGASLQVFWFDPVEGKKAPAFDLKADAQGQAVASPPNAEHDWVLVFSGK, encoded by the coding sequence ATGACTCACACCCTGTTCCGCCGCGCCCGATGCGTGGGTGCGGCGCTGGTCGTTCTGAGCTGGATCGGGATCAGCGCGAGGGCGGCCGAGCCCCAGCGCGTCGAAGCCGGGAAGGTGGCGGAAGTCGCGCTGACGTCGGCGAAGGAACGGCCGGACCCGTTCAACACGGTGACGCTCGACGTCGACTTCACCGCGCCCGACGGGTCGACGCTCCGCGTGCCGGCGTTCTGGAGCGGCGGCAAGGCCTGGAAGGTCCGCTATTCGAGCCGCCAGCAGGGGACGCATCGTTACAAGTCGATTTGCAGCGATCCCGACGACGCCGGGTTGCATGGGATCGAGGGGGTCGTCGAGACGACGCCGTACACGGGCTCGAACCCGCTCTTGATCCACGGGCCGATCCGCGTGGCCGACGACCATCGGCACTTCGCCCACGCCGACGGGACGCCCTTCTTCTGGCTCGGCGATACATGGTGGATGGGCCTTACCAAGCGGCTGGGCTGGCCGGACGACTTCCAGACGCTCGCGGCCGACCGCCGTGAGAAAGGGTTCAACGTCGTCCAGATCGTCGCGGGCCTCTATCCCGACATGCCGGCCTTCGACCCGCGCGGCGAGAACGAGGCGGGCTTCCCCTGGGAGAAGGATTATTCGCGGATTCGTCCCGAGTACTTCGACGCGGCCGACCGTCGCATCGCCTACCTCGCCGATCAGGGCTTCGTGCCGTGCATCGTCGGCGCGTGGGGCTATCATCTTCCGTATCTCGGCGAGGCGAAGATGAAGCAGCACTGGCGCAACCTCGTCGCCCGGTGGGGGGCGCAGCCGGTGGTCTGGTGCGCGGCGGGCGAGACCACGATGCCGTTCTACCTGTCGAAGTCCAAGGAGGCCGACGCCGACCGCCAGAAGCGCGAATGGACCGAGGTCATGGCCTACATCCGGGAAATCGACCCGTTCCACCGCCTCCTGACCTGCCACCCGTCGCGGACCGCGCGGACCTCTGTAACGGACCCGAAGGTCCTCGACTTCGACATGCACCAGAGCGGCCACGGCACGCCGGCGCAAGGGCAGGCCGACCAGGCGTTCGAGGGCTGGCGGACCGAGCCGACGATGCCGGTGATCAGCGGCGAATCGCGGTATGAGGCGCTCGAGATCCGCCCCACGCTCACCGCGGCCGACGCCCGCCAGGCGTTCTGGGCGCACGCGGTCGCCAGCGGCCTGGCGGGCCACACCTACGGCGTCAACGGCGTCTGGCAGGTCAACGGCCGCGAAACGCCCTACGGCGCGTCACCGGGCGGCAACAACTGGGGCACGACCCCTTGGGACGTCGCCATGAAGCTCCCCGGCTCGGGTCAGATCGCCGCCGCCCGCCGCCTGATCGAATCGATCCCCGGCTGGAACCACTTCGAGCCGCGCCCGGACCTCGTCGCCTGGACCGCCGCGCCCCCGGCGAAAACCCCCGCCCCCCTCTGCGTCGCGAACTCCGAAGGCTCCCGCCTCGTCTACCTCGCCGCCCCCCGCGACGTAGCCCTTCGCGGCCTCCCCGCCGGAGCCTCGCTGCAAGTCTTCTGGTTCGACCCCGTCGAAGGCAAGAAAGCTCCCGCGTTCGACCTCAAGGCCGACGCCCAGGGCCAGGCCGTCGCCTCCCCGCCGAACGCCGAGCACGATTGGGTGTTGGTGTTCAGCGGGAAGTAA
- a CDS encoding acetylxylan esterase, which yields MSSSHEAEAQNAKVNTNESDVKPYSLPDALVTEKGRSVTSAELWTTVRRPELLKLFASQVYGKTPTKSILPTYEVISEDREALGGKAVRREVSIRFTDKADGPHLDLLIYLPKSAERDKPAPAFLGLNFEGNQAVTHDPGVRLSTAWMRAEHGTGVVDHRVTEASRGSVATRWMVERVVERGYALATVCYGDLDPDFDDGFQNGVHPLFYRPGQTKPDPDEWGAIGAWAWGLSRALDYLETTPEVDAKKVAVLGHSRLGKAALWAGAQDQRFALVISNNSGAGGAALSKRIFGEDVAHLNGSFPHWFCTNFHQYSGHEEKLPVDQHELIALIAPRPVLVSSAEEDKWADPKGEFLAAKAAEPVYRLLGKDGLALDAWPKPAENSLVKSTIGYRYRPGPHDVLPSDWEAYLNFADAHLGK from the coding sequence ATGTCGTCGTCCCATGAAGCCGAGGCGCAGAACGCCAAGGTCAACACCAACGAGAGCGACGTCAAGCCGTACAGCCTGCCCGACGCGCTCGTGACCGAGAAGGGGCGGAGCGTCACGTCGGCCGAGTTGTGGACGACCGTGCGGCGCCCCGAGTTGCTCAAGTTGTTCGCCAGCCAGGTCTACGGCAAGACGCCGACGAAGTCGATCCTGCCGACCTACGAGGTCATATCGGAGGACCGCGAGGCGCTCGGAGGGAAGGCGGTGCGCCGGGAGGTCTCGATCCGGTTCACCGACAAGGCCGACGGCCCGCACCTGGACCTGTTGATCTATCTGCCCAAGAGCGCGGAGAGGGACAAGCCGGCCCCGGCGTTCTTGGGCCTGAATTTCGAGGGGAACCAGGCGGTCACGCACGACCCGGGCGTCCGTCTCTCGACGGCCTGGATGCGGGCCGAACACGGAACGGGAGTCGTGGACCACCGGGTGACCGAGGCTTCGCGCGGGTCGGTCGCCACGCGCTGGATGGTCGAGCGCGTCGTGGAGCGCGGCTACGCCCTTGCGACCGTCTGCTACGGAGATCTCGACCCCGATTTCGACGACGGTTTTCAGAACGGCGTCCATCCGCTCTTCTACCGACCCGGCCAGACCAAGCCCGACCCCGACGAGTGGGGCGCCATCGGCGCGTGGGCCTGGGGCCTGAGCCGGGCGCTCGACTACCTGGAGACGACGCCCGAAGTCGACGCCAAGAAGGTCGCCGTGCTGGGCCATTCGCGGCTCGGCAAGGCGGCGCTCTGGGCCGGCGCCCAGGACCAGCGGTTCGCCCTGGTGATCTCGAACAACTCCGGCGCGGGAGGCGCGGCCCTCTCGAAGCGGATCTTCGGCGAGGACGTGGCCCACCTCAACGGCAGCTTCCCGCACTGGTTCTGCACGAACTTCCACCAGTACAGCGGCCACGAGGAGAAACTCCCCGTCGACCAGCACGAGCTGATCGCGCTCATCGCCCCGCGCCCGGTCCTCGTCAGCAGCGCCGAGGAAGACAAATGGGCCGACCCCAAGGGCGAATTCCTCGCCGCCAAGGCCGCCGAGCCCGTCTACCGCCTGCTCGGCAAGGACGGCCTCGCCCTCGACGCATGGCCCAAGCCGGCCGAGAACTCGCTCGTCAAGAGCACCATCGGCTACCGCTACCGCCCCGGCCCCCACGACGTGCTCCCGTCCGACTGGGAAGCGTACCTCAATTTCGCCGACGCGCATCTGGGGAAGTGA
- a CDS encoding PAS domain S-box protein, with product MTSLLLSDVSIGLACAAAAAVLGFEAARSSRRREAYPRPIVGALAVLLALVAASFFATGAGLPAEHPTRVALGLALGADSWAIVASLVLFARRSRATEAGEHRPSAFRDLEEALRRSERDSRRLKLFASRTDNAMIVTDARWRIEWVNEGFTRITGYQPDEVHRRVAGSFLQGPETNPSTLAFIRQRLRAGEGVQTEILNYAKSGRKYWVAIEIQPIFGEDGEIVNFLSVQSDVTERKRAERRMEVQHAAMQILAGCSRLEEAIPHLLATVGLTLDFDVAEFWLWDHAEGALWLAGKPWTSSRVGSIWTDETERGRANLRSGRALKRVWATGKPVWEPDLALAEFGTIGRVGLAARCGLRSAVCIPVAVGEECPAVGVMMFLSRETLPRDEPLLQAMTTLGRQIGLFAERKKAVRELIDVNAQLNAVLDASTQSSIIATDPRGVITVFNTGAQRMLGYSADEVIGKTTPEAWHDPAEVADYAAKLSAELGTSIQGFEAVVARARRDSYDSREWTYVRKDGTRLSVLLAVTAVRDPEGRINGFLGIAADVSALQRAERQVRESEARLRRLVEANIFGVIFGDLSGKLHDANDAFLEMAGYSRAELARGVLLWEHVISPSSIRQIHRCRVQLGKHGICAPFELEIRRKDGRILPILLGLALLEEGRLDAGAPVVAFCLDLTERKRLDDELRQHASDLAEADHRKNQFLAMLGHELRNPLAPIRNAVKIMKQRGSNDPALTWSRDVIDHQVNQLAHLVDDLLEIARVKRGKIRLQLEAVDAGVIIDHAVETSRPIIEAHRHRLSIAVADEPAFVMADPMRMAQVLSNLLHNAAKYTEEGGRIEISAAVEGDQVVFRVRDDGIGIQPSMLSSVFELFTQADRTLDRSQGGLGLGLTLVRTLVEMHGGTVDAQSEGLGFGSEFTVRLARCAPALAEPEPAVAPPSADLASPARGRRILVVDDNVTSAESLAMILTFEGHDVQVVHDGPSALRTICADCFDVVFMDIGLPDMDGYEVAQKLRARPELADLPLVAVTGYAEDEARHRSRDAGFDEHFVKPVDPDAILAFIASLEWSEKEAEAVAGPLD from the coding sequence TTGACGTCTCTCCTGTTGTCGGACGTCTCCATTGGCCTGGCCTGCGCGGCGGCCGCGGCGGTGCTTGGCTTCGAGGCGGCGCGGTCGAGCAGACGGCGCGAGGCGTATCCCCGGCCGATCGTCGGGGCGCTGGCGGTCTTGCTGGCGCTGGTCGCCGCGTCGTTCTTCGCCACCGGCGCGGGGCTCCCGGCCGAGCATCCGACCCGGGTCGCGCTGGGCCTGGCCCTGGGGGCCGATTCGTGGGCGATCGTCGCCAGCCTCGTCCTCTTCGCCCGGCGGTCGAGAGCGACCGAAGCCGGCGAGCACCGGCCGTCGGCCTTCCGCGATCTTGAGGAGGCCTTGCGCCGCAGCGAGCGCGATTCGAGGCGGCTGAAACTGTTCGCCAGCCGTACAGACAACGCGATGATCGTCACCGACGCCCGATGGCGGATCGAGTGGGTGAACGAGGGGTTCACGCGGATCACCGGCTACCAGCCCGACGAGGTCCACCGCCGCGTCGCCGGCTCGTTCCTCCAGGGGCCGGAGACCAACCCCAGCACCCTGGCCTTCATTCGCCAGCGGCTCCGGGCCGGCGAGGGGGTCCAGACCGAGATCCTCAACTACGCCAAGTCGGGCCGGAAATACTGGGTGGCGATCGAGATACAGCCGATCTTCGGCGAGGACGGCGAGATCGTCAATTTCCTCTCGGTGCAGAGCGACGTCACCGAGCGGAAACGGGCCGAGCGGCGGATGGAGGTGCAGCACGCGGCGATGCAGATTCTGGCCGGCTGCTCGCGACTGGAAGAAGCGATCCCCCATCTGCTGGCGACCGTCGGGCTGACCCTCGATTTCGACGTGGCCGAGTTCTGGCTCTGGGACCACGCCGAGGGGGCGCTCTGGCTGGCGGGCAAGCCCTGGACGTCCAGCCGCGTCGGCTCGATCTGGACCGACGAGACCGAGCGTGGGCGGGCGAACCTGCGGTCCGGCCGGGCGCTCAAGCGGGTGTGGGCGACCGGGAAGCCTGTCTGGGAGCCCGACCTTGCGCTGGCCGAATTCGGCACGATCGGCCGCGTGGGGCTCGCGGCTCGCTGCGGGCTGCGAAGCGCCGTGTGCATTCCGGTGGCCGTCGGCGAGGAGTGTCCGGCCGTCGGCGTGATGATGTTCCTGAGCCGCGAGACCCTGCCGCGCGACGAGCCGCTATTGCAGGCGATGACGACGCTGGGACGCCAGATCGGCCTCTTCGCCGAGCGGAAGAAGGCCGTCCGCGAGCTGATCGACGTCAACGCCCAGCTCAACGCCGTGCTCGACGCCTCGACCCAGTCGTCGATCATCGCCACCGACCCGCGCGGCGTGATCACCGTCTTCAACACAGGCGCCCAGCGGATGCTCGGCTACTCGGCCGACGAGGTGATCGGCAAGACCACGCCCGAGGCCTGGCACGACCCCGCCGAGGTCGCCGACTACGCCGCCAAGCTCTCGGCCGAGCTGGGCACGTCGATCCAGGGCTTCGAGGCCGTCGTCGCCCGCGCCCGCCGCGACAGCTACGACTCCCGCGAATGGACCTACGTCCGCAAGGACGGCACCCGGCTTTCGGTCCTCCTGGCCGTGACCGCCGTCCGTGATCCGGAGGGTCGGATCAACGGCTTCCTCGGCATCGCCGCCGACGTCAGCGCGTTGCAGCGGGCGGAGCGGCAGGTCCGCGAGAGCGAGGCCCGGCTCCGCCGTCTGGTCGAAGCCAACATCTTCGGCGTGATCTTCGGCGACCTCAGCGGCAAGCTTCACGACGCCAACGACGCGTTCCTCGAAATGGCCGGCTACTCCCGCGCCGAACTCGCCCGGGGCGTCCTGCTCTGGGAGCACGTGATCTCGCCTTCATCGATCCGCCAGATCCACCGTTGCCGCGTCCAGCTCGGCAAGCACGGGATCTGCGCGCCATTCGAGCTGGAGATCCGCCGCAAGGACGGCCGCATCCTGCCGATCCTCCTGGGCCTCGCCCTGCTCGAAGAGGGGCGGCTCGACGCCGGTGCGCCGGTCGTGGCGTTCTGCCTCGACCTCACCGAGCGGAAGCGGCTCGACGACGAGCTGCGGCAGCACGCCAGTGATCTCGCCGAGGCCGACCACCGCAAGAACCAGTTCCTGGCGATGCTCGGCCACGAGCTGCGCAACCCGCTCGCGCCGATCCGCAACGCCGTCAAGATCATGAAGCAGCGCGGGTCGAACGACCCCGCCCTCACCTGGTCGCGCGACGTGATCGACCACCAGGTCAACCAGCTCGCGCACCTCGTCGACGACCTGCTGGAGATCGCCCGCGTCAAGCGCGGTAAGATCCGGCTTCAGCTTGAGGCGGTCGACGCCGGCGTCATCATCGACCACGCGGTGGAGACCAGCCGGCCGATCATCGAGGCTCACCGTCACCGGCTCTCGATCGCGGTCGCCGACGAGCCGGCCTTCGTCATGGCCGATCCGATGCGCATGGCGCAAGTCCTCTCCAACCTGCTGCACAACGCCGCCAAGTACACCGAGGAAGGGGGCCGCATCGAGATCTCGGCGGCCGTCGAGGGCGATCAGGTCGTCTTCCGCGTCCGAGACGACGGCATCGGAATCCAGCCGTCGATGCTATCGAGCGTCTTCGAGCTGTTCACTCAGGCCGACCGCACCCTCGACCGCTCGCAAGGGGGCCTCGGCCTCGGCCTGACCCTGGTCCGCACCCTCGTCGAGATGCACGGCGGCACGGTCGACGCCCAGAGCGAAGGCCTCGGCTTTGGCAGTGAGTTCACCGTCCGCCTCGCCCGCTGCGCCCCTGCCCTCGCCGAGCCCGAGCCCGCCGTCGCGCCGCCGTCGGCCGACCTGGCGAGCCCCGCGCGCGGGCGGCGGATCCTGGTGGTCGACGACAACGTGACGTCGGCCGAGAGCCTGGCCATGATCCTCACGTTCGAGGGGCACGACGTCCAGGTCGTCCACGACGGTCCGTCGGCCTTGCGGACGATCTGCGCCGACTGCTTCGACGTCGTGTTCATGGACATCGGCCTGCCCGACATGGACGGCTACGAGGTCGCCCAGAAGCTCCGCGCCCGCCCCGAGCTGGCCGACCTGCCGCTCGTCGCCGTCACCGGCTATGCCGAAGACGAAGCCCGCCATCGCTCACGCGATGCCGGCTTCGACGAACATTTCGTCAAACCCGTCGACCCCGACGCCATTCTCGCCTTCATCGCCTCGCTCGAATGGAGCGAGAAAGAGGCCGAAGCCGTCGCCGGGCCGCTGGACTGA
- a CDS encoding DUF1573 domain-containing protein has product MIAFPGRRTIQFGAIVLFAASGCREESSAARRPTPNAGSKPALIAEADRSHDFGVVASRPGRRSPHSYRLVNTTANVVNLLNVINYKTCCGSVHAEKLRLAPGESADVEVTLHLDDKFGDVVNETEVVTDLPSNESIMLRTSATAVPSLRVESVTLPDGPVLPVAKQAPRAAFRVFAAGDASEPPIDLDLVELHSTIRVEWDGPKQESPSEDGVEVQSRLFHAALDTAGKPGDRRAEVLMRKGSNVLLRQVVDWKVVPPITVAPEMIILKSGAHDYRVVLKSQDQQAFRVTRVDCETLGVRGLASGDESALTQVLEVKGDPKPGAKRGVVSIFTDHPTMSKIEIPFVALD; this is encoded by the coding sequence ATGATCGCCTTCCCCGGCCGACGCACCATCCAATTTGGCGCGATCGTACTGTTCGCGGCCTCGGGCTGCCGCGAGGAAAGCTCGGCCGCGAGGCGGCCGACTCCGAACGCGGGGTCGAAGCCCGCGCTGATCGCCGAGGCGGACCGCAGCCATGACTTCGGCGTGGTGGCCAGCCGGCCGGGGCGAAGGTCTCCCCATTCGTATCGACTCGTGAACACGACGGCGAACGTCGTCAATCTGCTAAACGTGATCAACTACAAGACGTGCTGCGGCAGCGTGCACGCCGAGAAGTTGAGGCTCGCTCCCGGCGAATCCGCCGACGTCGAAGTCACGCTTCATCTGGACGACAAGTTCGGCGACGTCGTCAACGAGACGGAGGTCGTGACCGACCTGCCGTCGAATGAGAGCATCATGCTGCGGACCTCCGCGACCGCCGTCCCGTCCCTGCGCGTCGAATCCGTGACGCTCCCGGACGGGCCCGTCCTCCCCGTGGCGAAGCAAGCCCCACGGGCCGCCTTCCGGGTCTTCGCCGCCGGTGATGCGAGCGAACCTCCGATCGACCTGGATCTCGTCGAGCTGCATTCGACGATCCGCGTCGAATGGGACGGCCCGAAGCAGGAGAGCCCCTCGGAAGACGGCGTCGAGGTCCAATCCCGCCTCTTCCATGCGGCCCTCGACACGGCCGGCAAACCGGGAGATCGACGCGCCGAGGTTCTGATGCGGAAGGGGTCGAACGTCCTCCTTCGGCAAGTCGTCGACTGGAAAGTCGTTCCTCCCATCACGGTCGCGCCGGAGATGATCATCCTGAAATCCGGCGCCCACGACTATCGCGTGGTGCTGAAGTCGCAGGATCAGCAGGCGTTCCGGGTGACGCGGGTCGACTGCGAGACGCTCGGCGTCCGTGGCCTGGCGTCGGGGGACGAATCCGCGCTCACGCAGGTCCTCGAAGTGAAGGGCGACCCGAAGCCGGGGGCGAAACGAGGCGTCGTGTCGATCTTCACCGACCATCCCACGATGAGCAAGATCGAGATCCCGTTCGTGGCGCTCGACTGA
- a CDS encoding DUF1559 domain-containing protein yields the protein MFHATRRRPVPSARPGFTLIEVLVVVSIIGLLIALLLPAVQTAREAARRAQCVNNLKQIGLALHNYETAHGSFPLNWGSGRIDPERGYPWGIGGRPFSALARMLPYIEQQPLYAAINFDVETFPDKEAHHFPSPQNLTAFSTPVAGYLCPSDAGPMPTPYGTSYRGNYGLGPVPFTTAETFDSGVGFYSGVGSVLSPRDFVDGLSHTAAYGERLRGTGEGGGLSPARDFGNLLVMDFCDIRSADYALKCSQLASAQPKFPLSRLAGIYWFIGDFQCGAYNHAQEPNGRIPDAVTPDVASLAGGVVSGIVTARSLHPGGVNSLMGDGSVRFTKDSIARQVWRGLGTRNGGELVE from the coding sequence ATGTTTCACGCGACTCGACGACGCCCTGTTCCTTCCGCGCGGCCCGGCTTCACCTTGATCGAGGTCCTCGTCGTCGTCTCCATCATCGGCCTTCTCATCGCCCTGCTCCTGCCCGCCGTCCAGACGGCCCGCGAGGCGGCGCGGCGGGCGCAGTGCGTCAACAACCTGAAACAAATCGGCCTGGCCCTGCACAACTACGAGACCGCCCACGGATCGTTCCCGCTCAACTGGGGCTCAGGCCGGATAGACCCGGAGAGGGGATACCCTTGGGGCATCGGCGGTCGGCCGTTCTCCGCGCTGGCGCGGATGCTGCCGTACATCGAGCAGCAGCCCCTCTACGCCGCGATCAACTTCGACGTCGAGACCTTCCCCGACAAGGAGGCCCATCACTTCCCCTCCCCGCAGAATCTGACGGCGTTCTCGACGCCGGTCGCCGGCTACCTCTGCCCGTCCGACGCGGGCCCGATGCCGACGCCTTACGGCACGAGCTATCGGGGCAACTACGGCCTCGGCCCGGTGCCCTTCACGACCGCCGAGACCTTCGACAGCGGCGTCGGCTTCTACTCCGGTGTCGGCTCCGTACTCAGCCCGCGCGACTTCGTCGACGGCCTGTCGCACACCGCCGCGTACGGCGAGCGCCTGCGGGGCACGGGCGAGGGGGGCGGCCTGTCGCCCGCCCGCGACTTCGGCAACCTCCTCGTCATGGACTTCTGCGACATCCGGAGCGCCGATTACGCCCTTAAGTGCAGCCAACTGGCCTCGGCGCAGCCGAAGTTCCCGCTCTCGCGACTGGCGGGGATCTACTGGTTCATCGGCGACTTCCAGTGCGGCGCGTACAACCACGCCCAGGAGCCGAACGGGCGGATCCCCGACGCCGTCACCCCCGACGTCGCCTCTCTCGCCGGGGGCGTCGTCTCGGGGATCGTGACCGCCCGGAGCCTCCACCCGGGGGGCGTGAACAGCCTGATGGGGGACGGCTCGGTCCGATTCACCAAGGATTCCATCGCTCGGCAGGTCTGGCGCGGGCTCGGCACACGGAACGGCGGCGAGCTCGTCGAGTGA
- the rtcA gene encoding RNA 3'-terminal phosphate cyclase produces the protein MSSSKPSAEKLIVLDGSRGEGGGQILRSALTLSLLTGRPFRITKIRANRDKPGLRPQHLKAVEAAALLGGADVAGAEVGSRDLVFRPGQVDPRDLTIDIGTAGSTSLILQTLHLPIALKADTAVRIILTGGTFNPKAPPYPFLDQTWRGHLANLGMPIALAMPAAGFYPRGGGRLEAWIEPARPRPWVRTTRGDLLRIRGVAGTANLRDDVARRLRDRALERIRDQGWNVDVEIETASWTSPGQGAAISLTAEHAGSTAATFVGIGERGKPAELVADEAVAELFAFLNVPDGAVDPHSADQILLPLALAEGRSVYTVSEVTEHLRTNAATIRSFLDRSIVVEEAAVPGQPGRVIVE, from the coding sequence GTGTCTTCCTCGAAGCCATCCGCTGAAAAACTGATCGTCCTGGACGGCTCGCGCGGCGAAGGGGGAGGCCAGATCCTCCGCTCGGCCCTCACGCTGTCGCTCTTGACCGGGCGGCCGTTCCGGATCACCAAGATCCGGGCCAACCGCGACAAGCCCGGCCTCCGCCCCCAGCACCTCAAGGCCGTCGAGGCCGCCGCGCTGCTGGGGGGCGCCGACGTCGCCGGCGCCGAGGTCGGCTCGCGCGATCTCGTGTTCCGGCCGGGCCAGGTCGACCCGCGCGACCTGACGATCGACATCGGCACCGCCGGCTCGACCAGTTTGATCCTCCAGACCTTGCACCTGCCGATCGCTCTGAAGGCCGACACCGCCGTCCGGATCATCCTGACCGGCGGCACGTTCAACCCCAAGGCGCCCCCTTATCCGTTCCTCGACCAAACCTGGCGCGGGCACCTGGCGAACCTGGGGATGCCGATCGCGCTGGCCATGCCCGCCGCCGGCTTCTATCCCCGAGGGGGCGGACGCCTCGAAGCCTGGATCGAGCCGGCCCGGCCGCGCCCGTGGGTCCGCACCACGCGCGGCGACCTGCTGCGGATTCGAGGCGTCGCCGGCACGGCCAACCTCCGCGACGACGTCGCCCGGCGGCTCCGCGACCGCGCGCTCGAGCGCATTCGCGACCAAGGCTGGAACGTCGACGTCGAGATCGAGACGGCCTCGTGGACCAGCCCCGGCCAGGGCGCCGCGATCAGCCTCACCGCCGAGCACGCCGGCTCGACCGCCGCCACCTTCGTGGGGATCGGCGAGCGCGGCAAGCCCGCCGAGCTCGTCGCCGACGAGGCCGTCGCCGAGCTGTTCGCCTTCCTGAACGTCCCCGACGGAGCCGTCGATCCCCATTCCGCCGACCAGATTTTATTGCCCCTGGCCCTCGCCGAAGGCCGGTCGGTCTACACCGTCTCGGAAGTGACCGAACACCTCCGCACCAACGCCGCCACCATCCGCTCGTTCCTCGACCGCAGCATCGTCGTCGAGGAAGCCGCCGTCCCCGGCCAGCCCGGCCGCGTGATCGTGGAATAA